One window of Siniperca chuatsi isolate FFG_IHB_CAS linkage group LG19, ASM2008510v1, whole genome shotgun sequence genomic DNA carries:
- the topbp1 gene encoding DNA topoisomerase 2-binding protein 1, with amino-acid sequence MPRDREGFIVKFVEGKGQKTEYAVKAYEAILELQSEKYLKTIDEDAVLQMDQNDKSLFVFSSFTTPAFLHCTKLGCRVVSPLVVLYCLQQQHCVPKAEKPVYNMAMADITISCTSLDKATRTEVMDLVQLMGGRVYLDLNISVTHLIAGEVGSKKYLVAASLGKPILLPTWVKACWEKSQDSLFRYTDLPIEDYLCPVLRGCTVCVTGLSSTERKEVQRLCEQHGATYTGQLKMNECTHLIVGEPTGQKYECARKWNVYCVSLHWLFDSIEKGFCQDESRYIVESNASKTTRPHTSTPTGTSKKEEGPSLLGLSHISVNASLTVNDTALTNSTISRLEAPDSIDSLDLTACPADDILDGCKLYLCGLPGKKLEKLRRLVNATGGLRFNQPSEELTHVVMGELDQDLKNFVSKATHRPHVLTVQWLLDSFNKGSLLPEAGYLHPDCLPPAPAALSVPAHRTTTSRPSAGPPVASPCTPRHKRAEEDLLSQYMDDDPTVVEMPPPAEDNSRRSISIAAQPQPEPWAPNQTRRLEPDSTLQEASEAGLFFGKCFLLVGFGSEAEAQLSLLVTENGGRVLMGRTRVVADYAVVPLLGCSVEATVDEVVTDTWLAMCVEKECVLQLSSNPLFTPVPVMDGRFPLKDCVLSVSQFTGAERESLVELAKHLGANVQDYFVRLANQKKGMLASTHLVLQSPEGTKYQAAKKWGLPAVTMHWILQSARTGQREEEGRFLVDLPPSPERDDESFVGGSQKPAMPPPACSSPEIPLLGLQSGKAVTPLDLGRFQSKVFRSVLDEMKPKEDVSTPKQNQEGGRRNPLQKEPTLQLDTPSRFLSRDQLFRPSFNVKDALGALETPVGRSKPGERVDTPLTDVINRNLKVAMANSTRNSVTDMQAISASPQLTKTTEKEVPEKEASPLNGVVVCVGKKLSKMQSELNAIAASLGADFRWACDDTVTHYIYQGRVGDNTREYRGVKERGLHVVSQYWLQACAEEQRHVPESLYPFTYNPKMSLNLSQVPSSSQRSSPSTRTQLKDIPETKDDKCEHNATEEATNLRRVSDGSVDQEEMHDAADISDISETLEMRENLQRQLQEIMSATKLTTGRRASVRLSRMGSGGADSGPHTPDGSRVGRSGSRRTLEALRVSREAALDLNTEPSQSEQIVWDDPTAREERAKLADNFQWPGSPSQHSEPLAGPPPPTAENGPQFRDSMTDSELVEMAACDVIDQHMGQKVTPPPTKVRENEILTPKAPSIAFPLANPPVAPEPQEEREEEKQPPRFQLSSLSPQERIDYSHLIEELGGVVLDKQSFDPSCSHIIVGTPLRNEKYLAAMAAGKWILHRSYLEACRSVGHFIQEDEYEWGSSSILDALPSITSQQRRLALAAMRWRKTLQGRSEQGGAFSGWTVMLNIDQNRESGFRRLLQSGRAKVLPSPSPSLYKEATHLFADFSRLKPGDFRVDVSEATSHGVTCLKPEYIADYLMQEPTPPVEIYYLTEAPSEEAPGTPSRKRKAATDNSRLKKTRLN; translated from the exons ATGCCCAGAGACAGGGAAGGCTTCATTGTGAAGTTTGTGGAAGGTAAAGGACAAAAAACAGAGTATGCTGTCAAGGCTTATGAG GCCATTTTGGAGCTGCAGTCTGAAAAGTACTTGAAAACCATCGATGAAGATGCTGTTTTACAGATGGACCAGAACGACAAatctctgtttgtcttcagCAGCTTCACCACCCCAGCCTTTCTGCACTGCACAAAG CTCGGCTGCCGAGTGGTTAGTCCactggtggtgttgtactgcctccagcagcagcattgTGTCCCCAAAGCAGAGAAGCCCGTCTATAACATGGCCATGGCTGACATCACTATTTCCTGCACCAGCCTGGATAAAGCAACACGG ACAGAAGTGATGGATCTGGTGCAACTCATGGGAGGTCGGGTCTATCTTGACCTAAATATATCTGTCACACACCTGATAGCAGGAGAGGTGGGCAGCAAGAAATACCTGGTAGCTGCCAGCCTGGGTAAACCCATCCTGCTGCCCACATGGGTCAAAGCCTGCTGGGAGAAATCTCAGGACAG TCTTTTCAGGTATACAGATCTACCTATTGAGGACTATCTGTGCCCTGTGCTGCGTGGCTGTACTGTTTGTGTGACAGGCCTTTCCAGCACAGAGCGTAAAGAGGTGCAGCGGCTCTGTGAGCAGCATGGAGCCACCTACACGGGTCAGCTCAAAATGAATGAGTGTACCCACCTCATCGTTGGTGAACCAACAG GTCAGAAGTACGAGTGTGCACGGAAGTGGAATGTGTATTGcgtttctctgcactggctgtTTGACAGCATAGAGAAAGGCTTTTGTCAAGATGAGAGCAGGTACATTGTGGAGAGTAACGCATCAAAGACCACTCGACCGCACACTTCAACACCTACTGGCACCAGCAAGAAGGAGG AGGGCCCATCTCTTTTGGGCTTGAGCCACATCTCCGTCAATGCCAGCTTGACAGTAAATGACACAGCCCTCACCAACAGCACTATCAGCCGCCTGGAAGCTCCAGACTCTATAGATAGTCTGGATCTCACTGCCTGCCCAGCTGATGATATACTGGATGGCTGTAAA CTGTATCTGTGTGGCCTGCCTGGGAAGAAACTGGAGAAGCTACGGCGTCTCGTGAATGCTACAGGAGGTCTGCGCTTCAACCAGCCTAGTGAGGAACTCACACATGTGGTCATGGGAGAGCTGGACCAGGACCTCAAGAACTTTGTGTCCAAAGCAACACATAG ACCCCATGTATTAACAGTGCAGTGGCTGCTGGACAGTTTCAACAAAGGCAGTCTACTCCCAGAAGCAGGTTACCTCCACCCTGACTGTTTGCCCCCTGCTCCGGCTGCTTTATCGGTGCCTGCCCATCGTACTACCACCTCCCGGCCCTCAGCTGGTCCCCCTGTGGCCAGTCCTTGTACTCCCAGGCAtaagagagcagaggaagatCTGCTCTCACAATACATGGATGATGATCCCACAGTAG TTGAAATGCCCCCACCAGCAGAGGACAACAGCAGGAGGTCCATCAGTATAGCTGCACAGCCTCAGCCTGAACCCTGGGCACCAAACCAGACCAGAAGACTAGAGCCAGACTCAACCCTGCAGGAAGCCAGCGAAGCAGGCCTGTTTTTCGGGAAATGCTTCCTTCTTGTGGGCTTCGGTTCTGAGGCCGAGGCCCAGCTCTCTCTACTGGTGACAGAAAATGGAGGCAGGGTGCTGATGGGCCGTACACGTGTTGTGGCAGACTATGCAGTGGTCCCACTGTTGGGCTGTTCAGTGGAGGCCACAGTGGATGAGGTGGTCACTGATACCTGGCTG GCCATGTGCGTGGAGAAGGAGTGTGTTCTGCAGCTGTCCTCCAACCCTTTGTTCACCCCTGTTCCCGTGATGGACGGTCGTTTTCCTCTTAAAGATTGCGTTCTCTCTGTCAGCCAGTTCACCGGAGCAGAGAGGGAGTCTTTGGTGGAGCTGGCCAAGCACCTTGGAGCCAA TGTCCAGGATTACTTTGTGCGTCTGGCCAACCAGAAGAAAGGCATGCTGGCCAGCACTCATCTGGTGTTGCAGAGCCCCGAAGGCACAAAGTACCAGGCAGCAAAGAAATGGGGGCTTCCAGCCGTCACCATGCACTGGATACTACAGTCTGCTCGGACTGGccagagggaagaggaggggcGTTTTCTAGTTGACCTGCCACCCTCACCAG AGAGGGACGATGAGAGTTTTGTCGGTGGTTCCCAGAAGCCAGCCATGCCTCCACCAGCATGTTCGTCTCCAGAGATCCCTTTGCTGGGTCTCCAGAGCGGTAAGGCCGTTACCCCGCTGGATTTAGGTCGCTTCCAGAGCAAAGTGTTCCGCTCCGTGTTGGATGAGATGAAGCCCAAAGAGGACGTCAGCACCCCTAAACAAAACCAGGAAGGCGGCAGAAGGAACCCCCTTCAGAAGGAACCCACACTGCAGCTGGACACTCCCTCTCGTTTCCTCAGCAGAGATCAGCTTTTCAGGCCTTCCTTCAATGTCAAG gatgCACTAGGAGCATTGGAGACTCCAGTGGGAAGATCCAAACCAGGAGAGAGGGTGGACACTCCACTGACTGATGTCATCAACAGGAACCTGAAGGTGGCTATGGCCAATAGCACCCGAAATAGCGTCACAGATATGCAAGCCATCTCTGCTAGCCCCCAACTTACCAAGACGACTGAGAAGGAG GTCCCAGAAAAAGAAGCCAGTCCTCTGAATGGTGTTGTGGTCTGTGTGGGAAAGAAGCTGAGCAAAATGCAGAGTGAACTCAATGCCATCGCTGCCTCGCTTGGAGCTGACTTCAG gTGGGCTTGTGACGATACAGTGACACACTACATCTACCAGGGCCGTGTGGGGGACAACACCCGGGAATACAGAGGAGTGAAGGAGCGAGGGCTGCATGTGGTCTCCCAATACTGGCTGCAGGCT TGTGCTGAGGAGCAGAGGCATGTCCCTGAGTCTCTGTATCCTTTCACCTACAACCCCAAGATGAGCCTAAACCTCAGCCAGGTGCCCAGCAGCTCTCAGAGGTCTTCACCTTCAACACGAACCCAACTCAAAGACATCCCTGAGACAAAGGACGACAAG TGTGAACACAATGCCACAGAAGAAGCTACAAACTTACGTCGTGTAAGCGATGGAAGCGTAGATCAAGAAGAGATGCATGATGCTGCAGATATAAGTG ATATTTCAGAGACTCTAGAAATGAGAGAGAACCTGCAAAGACAGCTCCAGGAGATCATGTCAGCCACCAAGCTGACGACAGGGAGGCGTGCCTCAGTCAGACTCAGCAGGATGGGATCAGGAGGGGCCGACTCGGGCCCCCACACACCTGATGGGAGCCGGGTGGGACGCAGTGGAAGCAGACGTACTCTGGAAGCTCTGAG GGTCTCCAGAGAAGCAGCTCTGGACCTAAACACAGAGCCATCTCAGAGTGAACAGATAGTTTGGGATGACCCTACAGCCAGGGAGGAGAGGGCCAAGCTGGCTGATAATTTTCAGTGGCCTGGTAGTCCCTCACAACACTCTGAGCCCCTCGCAGGTCCACCTCCTCCCACTGCAGAAAACGGCCCTCAGTTCAGGGACTCCATGACAGACTCTGAGTTGGTGGAGATGG CTGCTTGTGACGTCATCGACCAGCATATGGGCCAGAAAGTCACACCGCCTCCAACAAAGGTGCGAGAAAATGAGATCCTCACTCCTAAAGCCCCGAGCATCGCCTTTCCTCTCGCCAATCCCCCAGTAGCACCGGAGCCACAG GAGGAGCGTGAGGAAGAAAAGCAGCCACCAAGATTTCAGCTGTCCTCCCTCAGCCCTCAGGAACGCATTGATTACAGTCACCTCATAGAGGAGCTTG GTGGTGTAGTCCTGGACAAGCAGTCTTTTGACCCCAGCTGCTCCCACATCATTGTAGGGACGCCTCTGCGCAATGAGAAGTACTTGGCAGCGATGGCAGCCGGCAAATGGATCCTGCACCGCTCGTACCTGGAGGCCTGCCGCTCTGTGGGTCACTTCATCCAG GAGGATGAATATGAGTGGGGCAGTAGCTCCATTCTGGATGCGTTGCCCTCCATCACCTCTCAGCAGAGGAGACTGGCGTTAGCTGCCATGCGCTGGAGAAAAACCCTGCAGGGACGCTCTGAGCAAGGG gGAGCCTTTAGTGGATGGACAGTCATGCTGAACATCGACCAGAACAGAGAATCAGGCTTCAGACGGTTACTGCAGTCTGGCAGGGCAAAG GTCCTGCCGAGTCCCTCCCCGTCCTTGTACAAAGAGGCCACTCACCTGTTTGCAGACTTCAGTCGGCTGAAGCCCGGAGACTTCAGAGTCGATGTGTCGGAGGCTACCTCCCACGGAGTCACATGCTTGAAGCCAGAGTACATCGCAGACTACCTCATGCAG gAGCCAACCCCACCTGTCGAGATATACTACCTGACTGAAGCTCCCTCTGAAGAGGCTCCAGGCACTCCGTCACGTAAGCGTAAAGCAGCCACAGACAACTCAAGGCTGAAAAAAACACGTCTGAACTGA